The Macaca nemestrina isolate mMacNem1 chromosome 8, mMacNem.hap1, whole genome shotgun sequence genome contains the following window.
GGGCCCCCAGTCAGCTCCCTGCAGGCCGATTCCCCTCAGGGACAAGGAGGATGGGATACGGGTCAGGGCCTGTGTCTTGCTGGGGCGGCCTCACAAGCTCTGCCCTGGCCTCTGTAGGAATGGGCCTGAATGGCGCTTCAATCGATTGCGGCTGAACCCAGATGTGCTGTCGCCCAAGGCTGTGCAGAGGTTCCTCCCGATGGTGGATGCGGTGGCCAGGGACTTCTCCCAGGCCCTGAGGAATAAGGTGCTGCAGAACGCCCGGGACAGCGTGACCCTGGACGTCCAGCCCAGCATCTTCCACTACACCATAGAAGGTGTGGGCCAGGTGGGAAGGTCCAGCCTCAGAGACCCTGGAGTGGCCAGGGACGGGGACGGGGGGCTGGAAGGAGTGGGGGGAGGCAGCCCGGAGGCCCGGGGCTTCCTTGTGCTCAGCAGTTCATCCTCCCCGCAGCCAGCAACTTAGCTCTTTTTGGAGAGCGGCTGGGCCTGGTTGGTCacagccccagctctgccaccctgAGCTTCCTCCATGCCCTGGAGGTCATGTTCAAATCCACCGTCCAGCTCATGTTCATGCCCAGGAGCCTGTCTCGCTGGACCAGTCCCAAGGTGTGGAAGGAGCATTTTGAGGCCTGGGACTGCATCTTCCAGTACGGTGAGGCCAGGGACCCAGGCAGTGCTATGGAGAAGGGACACCATGGGGGCCCAATTTGTTCCACTCCACCACCCAGCGGGGAATGGAGGCcacagggaggggctggggattCCTCACCTTCCTGCCAGGGAGATTGGGagtgaggctggggctgggctgggctgggctgatcCGGAGAATTTGGGATGAGAGCAGGGAGACTTGGGTATTGGGGCAGCCTGGGCAGGAGGAGGACACTGAAGGACGCTTCCCAGCACCAAGGACTGAGGCCTGTGTCCCGCTCCCCGGACAGGCGACAACTGTATCCAGAAAATCTATCAGGAACTGGCCTTCAGCCGCCCTCAGCACTATACAGGCATCGTGGCGGAGCTCCTGTTGAATGCAGAACTGTCACTAGAAGCCATCAAGGCCAACTCTATGGAACTCACTGCAGGGAGCGTGGACACGGTCAGGCCGGCAACCAGCCCCACCCAGAGAGGGTGATGCCAAGCCTGCCTCCCAGGCAGTGCCTGCCAATGCCACACAGCACCCACATGCCCCATCCCCAGGCTACGGGCCCTACATTTCTGTTGCCCTCAGCCTTTCCCCTCCATTTATTAAGGGATGAGATTTGCAGGGGAGGGGAAATGGGAGCTCCCCCTcacaggagacagagtttgcagttaCCTGTGTGGGGAAATGTGCTCCAGGCTGGAAGACAGCTGGACGAGGCCCTGGACACACAGCAGCTCAGTCCCCATTGGAAAGCTCTGGGTGTACGAGGAGAAGGAGGGATGAGAGGTGGCTGGAGGACTCCACAGGGCACCCTTCCCAGTGTGCCTGGTCACCTGGGGCCAGAAATGGAGATCCATGGGAGGGCAGGGTTGTGAGGAAGACAGCAGCACAGGCTCCAGCCAGTGCAGAGGGGACTGTGGGTGCCCCGTGGGGAGGATCCAATggaagcagagggagctggggCTCCAGGACTCCCTggatgatgctgaggtttggccCCCCTGCCCTAATGGTGGCTGTGAGAACCCACCCTGAAGAGGCTGCAGGGAACCTGGGCGTTGGTGGAGATGGGGGTCACCTTTCCCTGAAGAAGTCAGGGAAACTGGCCCAAGTGGTCATCAAGGTTTCAGATCCAGGGTCCCAGGGCTCTGTCATGCTCAGGGCATGCATGTCTCCACCCCTCACAGGGAGGTTGTCCTGGGAGGGGTGTCCCGGGGGCTGAGTCCTCCTGTGCAAGGTCTGACCCTGCAGCTGTGGCTCCTGCAGACGGCATTTCCCTTGCTGATGACACTCTTTGAGCTGGCTCGGAACCCCGACGTGCAGCAGGCCCTGCGCCAGGAGAGCCTGGCCGCCGCCGCCAGCATCAGTGAACATCCTCAGAAGGCAACCACCGAGCTGCCCTTGCTGCGGGCGGCCCTCAAGGAGACCTTGAGGTGGGTGCTAGCTGAGCCTTCCCTGTGGCCCTGGCCCCTGCTGGAGAGCAGCCCCCACTGGGTGGTGGCAGACAGAAGCTGGGCTGATAAGCAGCGTCACCCAGCAGCCCATTCCCCCTGCACCTGCTCTTCCTCTCCCTCAAGGACAGGGAGCTCTTCTTCCTCTGCAATCTCTCTTCAATGCCCTGGGATTAACGTGGGGCTTGTCCTTCTGGGCTTGGGGCTGCTCAAGTTAGGGGAGGTTTGGCCGGACTCAGCAGGTGCAAGGAAGCACTTCCTCAAGACCTGGGCTTCCCGTGGGCCAGGGACTTCTAGCGGGGTCTTGGGTAGGAAGGCTGCAGAGGGCACGGGAAGCCCCGTCCAGCTGAGGACCCTTTCTGTGGATGCCCCCACCTCCAGGCTCTACCCTGTGGGTCTGTTTTTGGAGCGAGTGGTGAGCTCAGACTTGGTGCTTCAGAACTACCACATCCCAGCCGGGGTGAGTGAGCCCCACACCCCTCCAGCTGAGAACCTTCCTCCCCAATCATTCCCTGATCCCCGCTCTGCACCGTCCGCAGACACTGGTGCAGGTTTTCCTCTACTCGCTGGGTCGCAACCCCGCCTTGTTCCCGAGGCCTGAGCGCTACAATCCCCAGCGCTGGCTAGACATCAGGGGCTCTGGAAAGAACTTCCACAACGTGCCCTTTGGCTTTGGCATGCGCCAGTGCCTGGGGCGGCGCCTGGCAGAAACggagatgctgctgctgctgcaccaTGTGAGCAggccgggggcgggggcgggggcgggaccTGGGCAGCAGAGGCGGGGCCTGCACCCTGGGGGCGGGGCTTGCATGGTGTGATTGACATCTGGGAACCGGATGGGGCCTTGGCTGGTTGAGGTCGGCGTGACCAGGGAGGGTCTGTGCTGAGCAAGACAGTGTAGGATCTGGGTGAGGTTACTTCTAAACAGTGAGGTGGGGACTAGGGGAGTGGGGTGGAGCCTGTACAGGATAATGGGGCTTGGGCAAGACCTGGGTAGGATTCAGTCTGGGCCTGGTCTGTAAGGTGGGGCTGGTCAGGAATGGGACAGGTTGGGGCCCAGGCTGCTGCTCCCCCTTCAGCATAATTGCTGCACctgggaggatgggaggaagcTGCCCCAGGTCCATGGGCTGCTGACCAGGCCAGATGGAAACCCAGCCTCTGTCCTAGGTGCTGAAACACTTCCTGGTGGAGACACTAACCAAAGAGGATATAAAGATGGTCTACAGCTTCATACTGAGGCCCAGCACGTTCCCCCTCCTCACTTTCAGAGCGATCAACTAGTCGCGCCTCTGCACCCAGGGTCCCAGCCTGGCCACCAGCCTTCCTCTGCCTGACCCCAGGCCACCCTTCTTCTCTCCCACGTGCACAGCTTCCTGAGTCACCCCTCTGTCCAGCCAGCTCCTGCATAAATGGAACTCCCCAGGGCCTGCAGGACTGGGGCTTTCCAGCTTTACCAAACAGCAAGGCCAGGGCACAGCTGGGGACGATCTTGCTGGCTGGGCCTGGCCTTGTCCCCAGCCCCACCTGGCCCCTTCTCCAGCAAGCAGTGCCCTCTGGACAGCTTGACTCTACCCCTCCCAACGCTGGCTCCAGGCTCCTCGTGCGGCCATGCAAGGGCACCGTGATTCTGTCCCTTGCCCTCCTGCCTACTCTCACATGTCCCTGTTCCTCTCCCCTGGCCACGGCCTCTGTGCAGACTGTGTCAGAGTCATTAAGCGGGATCCCAGCACCTCAGAGTGCAGTCAAGCTCCCTCCTGC
Protein-coding sequences here:
- the LOC105488430 gene encoding cytochrome P450 11B2, mitochondrial isoform X2 gives rise to the protein MALRAKAEVCMAAPWLSLQRAQALSTRAARAPSTVLPFEAIPQRPGNRWLRLLQIWREQGYEHLHLEVHQTFQELGPIFRYHLGGPRMVCVMLPEDVEKLQQVDSLHPHRMSLEPWVAYRQHRGHKCGVFLLNGPEWRFNRLRLNPDVLSPKAVQRFLPMVDAVARDFSQALRNKVLQNARDSVTLDVQPSIFHYTIEASNLALFGERLGLVGHSPSSATLSFLHALEVMFKSTVQLMFMPRSLSRWTSPKVWKEHFEAWDCIFQYGDNCIQKIYQELAFSRPQHYTGIVAELLLNAELSLEAIKANSMELTAGSVDTTAFPLLMTLFELARNPDVQQALRQESLAAAASISEHPQKATTELPLLRAALKETLRLYPVGLFLERVVSSDLVLQNYHIPAGVLKHFLVETLTKEDIKMVYSFILRPSTFPLLTFRAIN
- the LOC105488430 gene encoding cytochrome P450 11B2, mitochondrial isoform X1, which codes for MALRAKAEVCMAAPWLSLQRAQALSTRAARAPSTVLPFEAIPQRPGNRWLRLLQIWREQGYEHLHLEVHQTFQELGPIFRYHLGGPRMVCVMLPEDVEKLQQVDSLHPHRMSLEPWVAYRQHRGHKCGVFLLNGPEWRFNRLRLNPDVLSPKAVQRFLPMVDAVARDFSQALRNKVLQNARDSVTLDVQPSIFHYTIEASNLALFGERLGLVGHSPSSATLSFLHALEVMFKSTVQLMFMPRSLSRWTSPKVWKEHFEAWDCIFQYGDNCIQKIYQELAFSRPQHYTGIVAELLLNAELSLEAIKANSMELTAGSVDTTAFPLLMTLFELARNPDVQQALRQESLAAAASISEHPQKATTELPLLRAALKETLRLYPVGLFLERVVSSDLVLQNYHIPAGTLVQVFLYSLGRNPALFPRPERYNPQRWLDIRGSGKNFHNVPFGFGMRQCLGRRLAETEMLLLLHHVLKHFLVETLTKEDIKMVYSFILRPSTFPLLTFRAIN